The following are from one region of the Salvia hispanica cultivar TCC Black 2014 chromosome 1, UniMelb_Shisp_WGS_1.0, whole genome shotgun sequence genome:
- the LOC125190964 gene encoding receptor-like protein 9DC3: MEDCVLFIASSNKFSGNIPVSIGNLNSLRYLNLSRNTLTEQIPVSLGNISILESLDLSWNRFSGKIPSYLIRLTFLSKLNLSMNNLVGPIPKSKQFPTFENESYIGNLGLCGVPLAKQCEKTDGKPMFPPEEDDEESGFIDGFGWQSVVMGYGCGFVVGIGYMVIRSGRPRWLVEFFFGVGYNNSKMKKRNRAKATTRRR; this comes from the coding sequence ATGGAAGATTGTGTGCTTTTCATTGCTTCTTCCAATAAATTCTCTGGGAATATTCCGGTTTCCATAGGCAATCTTAATTCTCTGAGATACTTGAATTTGTCCCGTAATACTCTCACGGAACAGATTCCTGTGTCTCTTGGGAATATAAGTATTCTTGAGTCATTGGATTTGTCATGGAACAGATTTAGTGGAAAAATTCCAAGTTATCTTATAAGATTGACATTTCTTTCGAAATTAAACCTATCAATGAATAATCTTGTGGGGCCGATACCAAAATCTAAGCAATTTCCTACGTTTGAAAATGAGTCATATATAGGAAACTTGGGATTGTGTGGAGTTCCATTGGCAAAACAGTGTGAAAAAACTGATGGTAAACCAATGTTTCCTccagaagaagatgatgaagagtCAGGATTTATAGATGGATTTGGTTGGCAAAGTGTGGTGATGGGATATGGATGCGGATTTGTAGTTGGAATTGGTTACATGGTTATAAGAAGCGGAAGGCCAAGATGGTTAGTGGAATTCTTTTTTGGTGTTggatataataatagtaagatgaagaaaagaaacagAGCAAAAGCAACAACAAGGAGAAGGTGA